CCGTCTCCTTGGCATTGCTGCCCAGCTCGGTGAAGTACTTCCAGAGCACGCTGGCCACCTCGTCCGGGCTGACGTCAGCCCGTGCCCCTGCAAGCGGATGCTGAGGTCAGCACTGGCATggccctgctcagcagctcccCCGGGGTCATCCGGTCCCCATCCCTGGCCCAGGGCAGCATCACCCTCCCGGCATCGGGCACCCGCACGCCACCTCACCTGCAACTGCAAGGAGCACCAGGACAAGGGCGGCCGCCTTCGGAGACATCCTGAGCGCTGGGGACGCCTGCAGGAGCGCAGGGTAGAGATGAGGGGAGCCCCGGGGaccagcagccccccagccccgtgccgCCACCACCAgctctccccacctccccactgCAGCCGCTCACCTGCGCTGCTGCTGGGTGCGGGTACCTGCTGCGCCGGGGAGTGCCTGGCTGCTATTTATGCAGCCCGAGCGCCCTTGGCGCCTTCCACGCAGGCCTGTGACACAGGCCCCAGGCTTGGACTTTAGCAAGGTCGCGACGTGGAAGCGCCTGACGTGCACGCAGCCCTGACATCAcccgcagccctgccagctcccgGCAGGGTGTCAGGGCAGAGAGGGGTGGGGGTACGCACAGGCACCCCAGGGCTGAGCGGCTCCTGGGGAGAGGGGCCCCGGGGGAGAGGGGACGGCGTGCCGTGGGGGGCAGCCCCCCGGCTCCGCGCCTCCGTGGGATGCAGCAATGGCCCCGCCGGTGCTGGCTGTGCAGTACCCAGGTGTGGCAGGGCACAGGGGCTGGGGTATGCTGCGGGGACCTCTCGGCCCGGCTGTGCTGTGCCGGGGGTGCGCGGTGGGGCAGGACACGGGCTCAGGGAGGGTGCTGTGATGGAtaagcaggggcacaggacaCCGCGCGCATGCAGGATAGCACCTAGGGCAAGCCCCGCCGCAGGGAACGGCCAAGACCCCCCAGCTGTGGGACGTGACGTCCAGGCGGTGCCAGTGTGCCCTTGACCAGAGATGGGACCCACATGTGACCCTGGCCATGGGCTTCAGGCTCTCGGCATATGCCTCGGGTTCTCAGCCCACCCGCTCCCCAGTGGACCAGCTCCAGGCTGGAGACTGGGGTGATGTGGGGCGAAGGGCACAGCCAGGGATCAGCCAGGCGTCACCAATGCCAAGGTCCAAAGAGCTGTCGTGGTGTCGCACAGGCACACATCACCCGCCTGCGCCTTCCCGGGCGGCATCCGCCCCAGCCGAGGCAGCCGCACGGTGCCCCGGCACAGCCGGCCCGGTGGCATCGCGCCCGGGGCCAGTGCCGCTGGATGTCACCCTTGTGCTGTGCGCGCCCACGCCAGCCCCAGGCCTGTCCCCGCGACTGCCCTCGCCGTGGTGCGCCCCGCAGCGCGCACCAGGCCGGCTGCGCACACGCCGGCGAGCACATGCACACGCATGCACACGCATGCGCGCGCATGCAGGCGCATGCAGAGCCCCTAGCCAGGCCCCCGCAGCCTTGGTCCCCGAGGCATTTCCCAACTCCTGGCCGGGAGGCAGGCCCCTCTGCAGcaaagctggcagcagagcGGTCTCTGCAGACGCGCCCCCTCCCTggccagccccgccgcccctgACCTTTGCACAAACACCCCCGGAGGCGGCTGTGAGGAGGGTATAAAGTGGGagcccggggccgcccccgcggAGCACAGCCCGGCGCAGGTGAGTGGGGAAGCCCCCGGCGAGGGTCATGCCAGgagggggatggggacggggtCGAGGCCCTCGCGGGCGTGCGGGCCCTTGGCTGCCACCCGCACGATGTgctctgctctctccccagCCATGAAGGCGTCGCTCCTGCTCGTGCTCGTCTGCGCGGCTGTCCTGGCGGCGGGAACAAGTAAGGGGTGGGCGAGGgctgtggcaggaggagggggatggGGCTCGGGGTGCTAGGGTGCGTGCACGGCGGGGGGGCACAGCCCCATGGCCCCATCGCTCCGCTCCTGTGCCTGCAGGGACCGACACGCCCAAGGAGCCGGAGGCGCTGGTGAAGAAGGTGCAGGAGTACGCCCAGAAAGCCGTGGCCATGGCCAAGAGCGCCTTCACCACGGTGCAGGAGTCGGAGGTGGCTCAGCAGGCCAGGTGCCCCCACGCCCCGCCTCCAGCCCGAGCACCCGACCCTGCCGCCCCGCTGCCTGCGGGGGACCCCAGACAGTGCCCCGCTCTGAGCCCCCTCCCCTTACAGGCAATGGCTGTCGGACAACGCCAACCTCATGAAGGAGCGCCTGGCCAGGCTGAAGGAGCAGCTGGTGGAGCTCTGGAAGCCGACGCCAGCCAAGTAGCCCTGCcaggggctggccgggggccATCTGGGCTGGggaccccccagctccccacccgCTGTCGCAGTTCTTGCAATAAAGCGGCGCTGAAGCAGACGGCTGTGGCGGCATCACTGGGGGGTGGTGAGGAGGAGCGTGCACTGCAGGGCAAGGAAGGGCTGGGGCAGACGCCTGCGTGCCACGGCATCACTGGGGAGGTGCCGCCACCCCACGTACGCGTGCTCAGGGGTGCTGCTCCCCCCAGCCGTGAGGATCCAGCGTCTGCTAACCAGCGCCTGCCCTGCTCCACCGTGCTGGCAGAGCCCTTTGTGCAGGGGGAGGCGTGGCGGGGCCGAGCCTGGCTGCACCCTGGGCAGAGCCGGGCTCCGTGGCAGGGGTAGCCCAGGGCACCCACCCACCAgctccccgtccccccccactcccaccggctgcccccagcacccctgcccGCAGCACCCCACGCCCCCAGCACTGCGCATGGGCTGCCCCCCTCCAGCATCCACTGCAAAGACTGAGCCAGCTCCAATAACTTAGGTCAGGTTTATTCGACAAAAGGAAGGCAAAGCTGAGATTGGCACTGGTTTCGGGGCGGGGAGGCGGTGGGATGGGAGGAGGGGGTTCCCCAGGGAGGATgccccagggctggcctggCCCGGGGCTCCCGCAGCCTGTCCCCAGAGCCCTGCCCCAGGGGGAAGCAccccgggcagggcagggagcggCCCTGGGGTGGCTGTGGGAGAGGGACCGGGGTCAGTCCCTGGCTGCGCCGGCCAGCAGCTTAGGCCAGGCTCTTCTGGAGGTCATCCAGGAGGGTTATGATGCGGGTCTTGAGGCTCTCGGCGTAGGGGGTGAGACGCTCCTTGAATTCCTCCATCAAGGGCGTCACCTTCTCGCGCAGGTTGCTGAGGTGCTCCACCACCTTGGCCTGGTACTCGGCGGCCTGGGGGATGCCCTTCTCCCGGATCTCCTCCAGCTTCTGGCTCAGCTTCTGCCGCAGCTCGTCGCTGTAGGGCGCTACGTTCTTGCGCAGCTCCTCCACGTGCCCGCGCAGGCGGTCCCGCGCCTCCTCAGCCACCGGCGCCAGCTTCTCCTGCATCAACGCCACCTtctgcttggtgagctccttCAGGTCCTGGGCCACGGGTTCCAGGCGCTGGCGGTACTGCTCCAGCTCCTCCGTCCACTTGGCAGAGAACTGGTCCAGGAAGGGCCGGATCTTGTCCTTCACCTCCTCCAGGTCCTTGGTCAGCTCCTGGCGCAGGGCCTCCGTGTCCTTCAGCCACATCTCCCGCACCTCCTTGTAGTAGGGGGCCAAGTCCTCCCGCAGCTTGGCGGCGGCTGCGCTCAGCTTGTCCAGGTTGTCGGTCAGCTTCAGGCTGTGGGGAGCGGAGGGAGGTCACGCACGGCGCCCGGAGACCCCCCGGGGACCCCCCACCGGCCCCCCGCCACACGCCCCCGCCCTTACTCCAGCTGTTTGCCCACGGCGGAGGACTCCAGCTGGGCGATGGCATCCTTGCCGCCGGTCTTCACCGTCTCGAGGTACACTTCCATCAGGTCCTTGAGACGCTGCAGGGGCGCCTGGGGTTCATCATGCTGCCAGAAGGAGCGGGCCTGGGTGCCTGCGGGGAGAGCGCGGCGCGCTCAGGACGGGCTGCCCGGCGGGACCGCGGCGGGGACGGTTCCAGCCCCGGCCGGCGCTGCCCCGGGACCCGCCGGGCTCcggaggggagcggggagccGCTTGGCCGCAGCCTGACTTGCAAAGCGCTTCGCAAGGCAGGTGCTTCCAGCAGGGCTCGCGTCGGGCTGGGCTGCGCCGTCCCGCGGGGCTTGCGGGTGccgccagcccagccccggccccgtTTGGACCTACCCGTCAGGCAGAGCAGGGCGAGGGCCACCACCACGGCTCTCATCTTCGCGCTGAACCTGCGGGCAGAGCGAGCGAGTCGGGCGCGGGGAGCGCCGGGGCGAGGGCGGCCGCGGCGCGAAGcgagccccccgccccggcacgAGGGGTcgccggcggcgggaggggctCTGCCGCGGCCCGGCTCTGGCCCCGCGGCGCTGCGGGGCTCGGGAGCCCCTCGAGCAGCGCCAGCTCTTACCAGCTCtctcctgccgccgccgccgcgctgccggCCGTCCCGTCTGAGCCGGCCGCTTCCCCGCGCCGCTATTTATGCAGGAGGGGGCAGTTCCCACCGGAGATAAGCCGGCGCCGCAGCCCGAGAAACCGCTCCCCGGCACGGCGATGTGGCGCGCAGGGTTCAAGGATCGCGCGCGGGGGCCGGCGCCGGGCAGCGCCGCCTTGGCAGGGGCGGCGAGCGAACAGGGGCTCCCCGCGGACGCGGCTCGCCGGCCAACGAGCCTGTTTACGCTCCCGGTGACCCAGATTCCCCGCTCTCCGCGGCGGCCCCCGGGGATTGGCCGGCAGCCCGGGCGCAAGGCTTATACCCGCGGGGACCTGGCCTGCCGtacccccgccgccgcggccccccgccccggccttCCCCGAGGGCCGGAGAGACCCACGCGGCTCACAccacccccccttccccggTGCGCGCCCGACGCAGAGGCCGCGGGAGCTGCGCCCCCGCGCCAGCCCTCCGTCGGGGCGCGGGCAGCACCCCGGCACGGCCACGCCGaagccccgctccgccgccgtGCGGCCAAAGGCGCGGGCAGCGAGCAGCCGGGGGGAAGGCGCCCGGCGAGGGGGCTCCGagggggcgcggagcggcggcggcgccgcaGCCCGCCGGCGGCACAGCTGCCCTCCCGCGCCTCCCCGCCAGAGCTGCCCCGCTCCTGGGAAGGGCGCTTCGGGCGGGCACGCTCCGCGACGGGCGTTGGGCGCGCAACGCCTCGCCTCCCGGACCGGGGGGACCGGGGGGGACGCCGCGGGTTCGGCGCTGCGCCCCCCTGCAGGGGtagagcggggcgggcgggcagctCCGCAGCATGCCCGGGCGGGCTCCCAGGGCCTCAGAGGCAAGGAAGCGGGCAGGGAAGGCCGGACGGCGATCCCAGCCTTGCAGCAGGCGAGGAGACGCTCGGTGCTcgggctgggcagagcagcgGGGGCGTGGGGAACCCCCGTGGCAGGGGGCTGCGGGCGGCGGCAGAGGAGGCGAGAGCTCCGGGGCCAGATCGGGGACACGGCGGCTCCGGAGCGGGCTTTCGCCCCCGGCCGCCCCAAGCCCCGAGGCTGTTCCGCCTCCGCGGCGGGCGTTGGGCAACAAGGCGACCGGGAGACGAGGGAAGATCATAATCACGGTTTTATTTGTCATGATCCCACTGTCCAACTAATTGACGAGTTGCAAGTGACCCACAAAAAATGGACTGAAGATTTacccaaacttttttttagtCCAACataaatgaggaagaaaaaaaatacttctgacatttccaaaaaacagaaataatagcaAAGTATATTAATATACATTCAACATATACTGCGCGTATTGATTACTACAATACAAagcaatgattaaaaaaaaaaaaaagtgtgataCTGCGAAATGGCACGGTTAAGCGAGTCCCTGCTGTTTCGGATGCTTGCTGTAGGGTGGCCGTCGACTCTCCCAGAAAATACAGTGTCAtgtaaacaaaaggaaaacgAACCAAAGGTACAGAGCGAAAGGCTTTCAGTGTTTCCCGCTCGGCCCGGCGGGCCCCGCCTGGCTCCCCGCGTCCCCCCGCGGAAGCACCGGCTGGGGCGATGCCGCTCGGCGGCCGCAGTTTCTCTCCCCTCTGGTTTTCGGGATGGCAGAGCCGGTTAGCGTTCCTTGCcccgggccggggaggggggaggccGGGAGGGGGCGTGGGTAAGGATAGCAAAGTCACCTCTGCCGTGCTGGTTTCACACTTCCTTCTGTGCAAATTCAGGAGGGCTGGGtcgatttttttccttttttaaaaaaatattccagaaaagTGTCAATAAGAAGAATCTGAGCTGTAGCTTGTAAAGTCCCAAAGGCGATGATGACACCAAGTGCtcccgagccccggctgggggGGGCTTCGCACTCTATCCGTCGAGGAAAGGATGGAAAGAAGGACAAAGAAGAGATCTACGCACATTGGAACTGTATAAAGGAGAATACCACTGTCGCCACTGGCACGAGAGAGAAAAACCAGTCACAAGTACAAtgtcattaaaagaaataaaatactttgaacAAAAGGTGCAAGTCACAATTCATATAGAACAGAATCTAGTTAAAAATTTCTCTCAAACAGAAAttccttttgccttttattaataacaataataataaaacaacattTACCAAAAAACAATTCCTACATGATCAGGAGGAGAagccaagaaaacaaagaaaaatccgTCTTCCCTACATTAagccaggaaaaagaaaggaaaaacaacaaaacaaccccaagtCGTACGCGGATTTGAAAAGAACAGGTTGGGGCGGGCGGGGAAGAGGCGATCCTTTCAGCACACTGACAGACGGAGAGAAGGAACTAAAGCAGACAAAGATGAGACAAGAAGCGTATTGCACCAGGGGTGGGTGCTCCCCGCCGGCCGGCCGGCCGAGCCCCGCGCTGGGACGCGCGACCTGctgccgccggggccgggctggCAGCGTCCTCGCCCCCGGCCAGCGCCGCCAGGCTCGGGTACGGCGGCCCTTCCCCGGCGCAGAGGGTCAGGGAGCAGAAGGACAGCACGGCCTCCGCGGAGCGGCTCCGGATCCCGTCCGCCGGGGCCCTGCTCCACGCACccgcccgctccgctccccgccaGGGCAGGTTCCAGGGAGGCGTCAGTCCGTCCGCTCACGCTGCCGGGAGCGGAGGCCCCGGTCAGTAAAAGCCCTCCAAACCAGACTCAGTGCTCAGGCTCCGTGAATCCTCTGCCGACGTGTAGGACTCAGGTTCTCTGGTTATTTCTGTGATAGCTGGAGTTACAGGCAAATATGGCAAAAATTAAAGAAACCAAAGGAACAACACACTGGATGAACTGATTATGAGGAAAGGGGCCATGGTATTCCAGTTAGTCAGAAATACTACGGCAATTTGGCGCAACGCTGCTAGATACTGTTGGTTTAAAATGGACCTTTTCGTTTCAAAGCTGTACGCAAAACCtgcaagagggagaggaagcagAGACGTTAGGAGACGCCCGAGCCTGGCACTCCCGCTTCCGCAGCCCTCTGCCGCATTCCCGGCCCAGACCCGCAAAGCTACGCCCTGGGAGGGAGACCCTCCCAATGCACCGGGGCTCTGGAAGAGCTGCAAGGGCCTGGAAGGAGGGGTGCTGCCCCTGAACGAACAGGGGGGCGGCAGACAGCCACCAGCGCGGGAGCCCAGAGCCGACGCGCTCTCCCCCAGGCTCGCCCCTCGGAGCAAGGGGACAAGCAAGGGGACACGCACGGAAGTCAGGCCGACAGGCCTTTGGGACTGACCCCAGGCGTGCCGCTGGAAAGAGAGGGACACCTGAATACTCACTCCCTCCTGGTTACACCCCCGCCTGCTCCATCCCGAAGGGCACCTCCGGGTGCTTGTAGCTCAGCAGGACGTCCGTAATACACGTCGATGGGTAGCAGGAGGTGTTTAGATGCTGGTTGCCATCACCGAGGCTGGGATGCTCTTGACCTTCCAAACTCTCCCCGCATTCTGTAAGGTCCAAGAATGACATCGGTTTGCACAAGGAGCTCTGGGGAGTTACAGCTCCAGCACCGGGATCGGGCCAGCCCTCCTGCCGTGGCCTAAAGGGTCGCATcgcaggcagagctgccctgcgTTTCTCTGGGAAGCCCAGACCACTGCCCCCACAGCCCGGGCTCCGCCCGGCAGCAGCACCCGAGAAGCTGCCCCCCGGtcagcccccacctccctgcaggCACCGCTCACCTGGAGGAGAGGTGGCTTTGCAACGCAGGCTGCGAGCCGCTCCTCTCGGTTCCTGCCCCAGGCCCCAGACAGCAGCCCACACCCCCTGTGCCACgtctctgcagctcctgagcTCCGGGCTCAGGCCAGGTCCTTACCCTCGCTCTCCCGGTCGCGCAGCTGCTGACTGGCCATCAGCGATGACTGGCTGAGGACAGCATCGGACATCCGAGCAGAGCTTAGTGCTTTTCCTGCCATTAAACTCATGCCAGGCAAGTTATCTAACTGCACCTGCGGAGACAGCACGACATGAGTCAAAGGGGGCTCAGGAGGAGGCACCCCGCTGCTCCCCCAGCTCTctgacaggctgcccagggcgcCTCTGCAAGCCTTCAGCAAGGGTTTATAACTACAAGTAAAAACTGGACGTCAGGTACAGCTTTGGTGCAGCCGATGGCCCCTTAACACTAGCCTGGGCTGGACAGACCGAGTCCCTTCCAGACCTACGCTGAACTAACCAGTGAAGAGCCCTTCTCATGTAGAGCGGAAGGGAGCCGTAGCAAAGAACACATCAAGATTTGGGCAGGATGGTTGCTGGCGGCCCAGCACACAGGGGGAGCGGAGCAGCCGCTCTCTGCCCTCGGTCCAGGCCTGGGCTGCCACGGCCAGCTCCTTTAGCGGCACCGCAGAACTGAAAGCTGGGCTCGGTGTGTCTGCAAAGCCCTccgcagcaggagccaggcctggggcagccccggctgctTCACCAGAAGGaccttgggggaaaaagaagagatgcCACGGCTGCAGCATCTGGCCCTGGGGCAAACCGTGAGCGCAGAAGGAGCGCTTCCGTGTCAGTCTctgctaaaatgttttcagtgttaAGCAAACAGGACGCACTAACTGAAGTGTCCCCATGGCTTTTCATTCCCAGCAGCCCCGCAGAGCAGGGCACTGCCTTTCCTGTGTGACACCTCGTACGTAACCCACGCGCATCAAGGAAACTCTGTGCTGCCTTAAGCCCTGCTGGGCACAGGCTTCTTCAAACCTACGTAGGCATCATCACTGTTCTGAATGGTGTGATGTCTCTGCAGGGTCCTGGGCCGCGGGTGCTCGCTGGAGGCAGGTCGCACAGGGTAGCCCAGTCCATTGTGGTCAGGCACCTGCATCGCTTGGCCGGGGGAACTCCTGTCCATACAGTTCCCTACGATGGACTCTTGAAAATcagacaagacagaaaaatgacagATTAGTAGGAGAAACGCGCAGCTCTCGGCGCCGCGCCCTGCCGCAAAACTGCGGGTCTGAGACGTGACGCACGGACAAGTGCTCATTGCTGGCAGACCGAGCGTGCTGCTGGCCGGATGGGAAGGGTCCCCGGCTGCTCTCCAAGCGGTGCGGCACCAGGGCCCCCCGAGACAGCGTGCGGGCAGCCTTCGCCCTCCAGCACCAAGACCATTTGGGATCTCTAGCTGCCTCCAATCAGGCCTCTAAAGGCAGCCTAAAACTGGAGGGACAGGGGCAGGAGGCCCACAGCCCAGGAACCAGACCCCTTCCGCCTGCCTCCCGGCACTGCCGCCTTCCCCTCAAGCCAAGCTCGCCCTCCTCCCTCCATTGCCCACGCCATTACACAAGAGCGGAGGGAGAAGCATCTCCCCAGCCTCCAACACGGGATGTTCTGGCAGGGCCCCTTTGCAACATAATCTTGCTGGAAGAGTTGGCCAGGATGTTCGCTTTTATCAGATGACTTCTCCCTGCCCTCCTACAATCCCGCTGTAGGAGTGCATGAGTGTTCTGCCTGGCAAAGTCCATCTGCAGTGCAAGCTCTTATGACCGAGGGTAAAGGCTACATTCCTATCAAGCAAAACCTCTTGTCATCAAGTACACGATGTTTTGAATAAAGTCCTGAGGTATGCAGAAGCCTATCATTGGGTCCGACACACGTAAACAGCTCGCTCCCGGCGAGTAGCCCTGCAGAGCACAAACATGTGGACGTGGCCAGGAGCATCAGGAAGCTGCCCTGAGATGACACAGCTGCAGGTAGATCCCCCAGCCAGAGCTATCAGCTTTCACGGGGCTTTGGCCCACAGGAAGCAATCTCCTGCTGCGCTGGGACACACCACACCTCTCGgctgggactgcagctgtgAGAGGCCAGAAAGATGCTCCCCAAAGAGACCTGTCTGTGAAGTTACCTGGATCCGAACGAGACCCCATCCCGGGCACGGTCTGCCACCTGAGCTCTCAACGCCGCTCCCGGGCACGCAAGCACAGCTAGCACACGGCTCCCAGTGCCCTTCCTCCCTCAGAAACATGGCAGTCCTGCAGGAACCCTGTCCCGGGGCAGTGAGAGATGCAGCCGGCCACCCCCTTCTTTTGCACAACCATGGGGTTATGTGCGGTT
This sequence is a window from Phalacrocorax aristotelis chromosome 22, bGulAri2.1, whole genome shotgun sequence. Protein-coding genes within it:
- the APOC3 gene encoding apolipoprotein C-III, coding for MKASLLLVLVCAAVLAAGTRTDTPKEPEALVKKVQEYAQKAVAMAKSAFTTVQESEVAQQARQWLSDNANLMKERLARLKEQLVELWKPTPAK
- the APOA1 gene encoding apolipoprotein A-I is translated as MRAVVVALALLCLTGTQARSFWQHDEPQAPLQRLKDLMEVYLETVKTGGKDAIAQLESSAVGKQLDLKLTDNLDKLSAAAAKLREDLAPYYKEVREMWLKDTEALRQELTKDLEEVKDKIRPFLDQFSAKWTEELEQYRQRLEPVAQDLKELTKQKVALMQEKLAPVAEEARDRLRGHVEELRKNVAPYSDELRQKLSQKLEEIREKGIPQAAEYQAKVVEHLSNLREKVTPLMEEFKERLTPYAESLKTRIITLLDDLQKSLA